The following are encoded in a window of Lentimicrobiaceae bacterium genomic DNA:
- a CDS encoding tetratricopeptide repeat protein, which translates to MITLFNKFLNTLVNNLYCYIFVFLIVALSFLPMINALKCGFVNLDDNIYIYENSLIRHLSWNTFFNFFSGNIGQYPPLVMFIYSVIYHYFELNPFYYHFVNLLLHTCNSVLVFIFIYRFHHKLIAATITGLLFAVHPLHVESVVWATELKDVLYTFFFIGGLLAYQSYSFTNKKIKYLIISFFFFVFSCFSKGMAVVFPLILLLIDYLIDGKINWKKLPGKIPFFVFALFWGYLTFITQNETGAVGHINSVAQRLFIACYGFLFYIVKMVVPINLSVFYPAKIQAGVSLPFIYLVSPVFLLMLILIVLYFAKYSHIIIFGFLFYLFTVILILQLIPVGFQVTAERYFYLSSVGLFMIVGYMIDYCIRYFKKHKYIILGVSGIVILLLAIKTDRQTKIWKNSLSLWNNALYDAGNYSDYAFVYTNRGDAYGNLGDYNSALRDYSKAIELDPGFENALNNRGVIKGILRDYEGAKIDFDAVLALHPDYVKALNNRGNIYRFLGDFPHAFQDFSKAITIKPDYWDAYLNRGIISYFSGNLFSACADWKKIKNAGSPIADELLLKYCNY; encoded by the coding sequence ATGATTACATTGTTTAATAAATTTCTTAATACTTTAGTAAATAATTTATATTGCTATATTTTTGTTTTTTTGATTGTAGCTCTTTCGTTTTTGCCAATGATAAATGCCTTAAAATGTGGATTTGTCAATTTGGACGATAATATTTATATTTATGAGAATAGCTTGATAAGACATTTGTCATGGAACACTTTTTTTAATTTTTTTTCGGGCAATATCGGGCAATATCCTCCATTGGTAATGTTTATTTATTCAGTAATTTACCATTATTTTGAGCTTAATCCTTTTTATTATCATTTTGTTAACCTGTTACTGCATACCTGTAACAGTGTATTGGTTTTTATCTTTATTTACCGGTTCCATCATAAGTTGATTGCCGCCACAATTACGGGTTTGTTGTTCGCAGTTCACCCTTTACATGTGGAATCGGTTGTTTGGGCTACAGAATTAAAAGATGTTTTATATACATTTTTCTTCATTGGTGGTTTACTGGCATATCAAAGCTATAGTTTTACCAATAAAAAAATAAAATATTTAATAATTTCTTTTTTCTTTTTTGTGTTTTCTTGTTTTTCAAAAGGAATGGCAGTGGTATTTCCCTTAATATTATTATTGATTGATTATTTAATTGATGGAAAAATAAATTGGAAAAAATTGCCCGGAAAAATTCCTTTTTTCGTATTTGCATTATTTTGGGGATATTTAACATTTATTACACAGAATGAAACAGGTGCGGTGGGACACATTAATTCCGTAGCCCAACGACTTTTCATTGCATGTTATGGATTTCTGTTTTATATAGTTAAAATGGTTGTTCCCATAAATCTTTCTGTTTTTTATCCTGCAAAAATCCAGGCTGGAGTATCTTTACCGTTTATTTACCTGGTTTCTCCGGTTTTTTTATTAATGCTAATATTGATTGTTTTATATTTTGCAAAATATTCTCATATTATTATATTCGGTTTTCTTTTTTATTTATTTACTGTAATATTGATATTGCAATTAATTCCTGTGGGTTTTCAGGTTACTGCTGAAAGATATTTCTATCTTTCGTCAGTTGGATTGTTTATGATAGTCGGCTATATGATAGACTATTGTATTCGGTATTTTAAAAAACATAAATATATTATATTGGGTGTTTCTGGTATTGTTATTTTGCTTTTGGCGATAAAAACAGATCGTCAGACAAAAATATGGAAAAATAGCCTGAGCCTTTGGAATAATGCATTATATGATGCAGGAAACTATTCAGATTATGCATTTGTATATACCAATAGAGGAGATGCTTACGGTAATCTTGGAGATTATAACAGCGCACTCCGGGATTATTCAAAAGCTATTGAACTTGACCCGGGGTTTGAAAATGCTTTAAATAACCGGGGAGTAATTAAGGGTATATTGCGGGACTATGAAGGTGCAAAAATAGATTTTGATGCCGTTCTTGCATTGCATCCTGACTATGTTAAGGCATTAAATAACCGTGGAAATATCTACAGATTCTTAGGAGATTTTCCCCATGCATTTCAGGATTTTTCCAAAGCCATAACTATTAAACCGGATTACTGGGATGCGTATCTTAATCGGGGAATAATCAGCTATTTTTCCGGCAATTTGTTTTCTGCCTGTGCCGATTGGAAAAAAATAAAAAATGCCGGATCCCCGATTGCCGACGAATTATTATTGAAATATTGTAATTATTAA
- a CDS encoding glycosyltransferase family 39 protein, whose product MHSNRIKSLLEDIRFWIIFFCLLRLYGITNPPLEVAHNWRQTTVTMVARNFYENDANIFYPRVDFAGNKSGVTGMEFPLLNYLIYAVSLLFGYAHWYGRIINLIVSGLGCYFFYRLVMKYFGYKTAFNSTILLLCSIWFAYSRKIMPDTFSVSLTLAGVYCGIRFFEGGRKWTSLVGYVVLCSAGILSKLPAVCVLVVGLPLFFSTKYEISAKIIFAIAGLLLLIPVGFWYGYWVSYLVEQYGFQHFFMGKNAITGFREIIAELPLTLSQFYENAMKFSGFAVFILGVYFAIAKHNKLLTTLLLLVFATFFIVIIKAGSTFTHHAYYMIPFVPVMALTGGYGIAQINIKWLAVVLLLAVAAEGIANQQHDFRIKKKDKTLVNIEQDMDKISGKNDLVVINSGAYPTPMYFAHRKGWIAFNAQISDSTFITGLQQQGARYIIILKKTFGSELLLPYKKLVSNDYYDIYGL is encoded by the coding sequence ATGCATAGTAATCGGATTAAAAGCCTGCTGGAAGACATTCGTTTCTGGATAATTTTTTTCTGCTTGCTTCGTCTTTACGGTATTACCAACCCGCCTCTCGAAGTTGCCCACAATTGGCGACAAACCACAGTAACTATGGTTGCCCGCAACTTTTACGAAAACGATGCGAATATTTTTTATCCGCGTGTTGATTTTGCCGGGAACAAAAGTGGTGTCACGGGCATGGAATTTCCATTGCTGAATTACCTGATTTACGCAGTTTCGCTGCTTTTTGGCTATGCACACTGGTACGGGCGGATTATCAACCTTATTGTTTCAGGATTGGGATGTTACTTCTTTTACCGGCTTGTTATGAAGTATTTTGGATACAAAACTGCTTTTAATTCTACCATTCTGCTGCTTTGTTCCATCTGGTTTGCCTATTCACGGAAAATAATGCCTGACACTTTTTCGGTTTCGCTCACTCTTGCAGGGGTGTATTGTGGCATTCGGTTTTTCGAAGGAGGACGAAAATGGACATCTCTTGTGGGATATGTGGTGCTATGTTCCGCCGGAATTTTGTCAAAGCTACCTGCCGTATGCGTTCTTGTGGTGGGTTTACCGCTTTTTTTCAGTACGAAGTATGAAATATCTGCAAAAATTATTTTTGCCATAGCGGGTTTGCTATTGCTTATTCCTGTGGGATTTTGGTACGGATATTGGGTTTCTTACTTAGTGGAGCAATATGGATTTCAGCATTTTTTCATGGGGAAAAATGCAATTACAGGTTTCAGGGAAATTATTGCCGAACTGCCGTTAACACTTTCGCAGTTTTATGAAAATGCCATGAAGTTTTCGGGTTTTGCCGTATTTATCCTCGGCGTGTATTTTGCCATTGCAAAACATAATAAATTATTAACAACCCTGCTGCTATTGGTCTTTGCGACATTTTTTATTGTTATTATCAAGGCAGGCAGTACATTTACGCACCATGCGTATTATATGATACCCTTTGTACCGGTTATGGCGCTCACAGGCGGTTATGGTATCGCTCAAATTAATATAAAATGGCTTGCAGTAGTATTACTACTTGCGGTGGCTGCCGAGGGAATAGCCAACCAACAACATGATTTCAGAATTAAAAAGAAAGACAAAACACTAGTGAACATAGAACAAGATATGGACAAAATTTCGGGTAAAAATGATCTTGTTGTTATCAACAGCGGAGCCTACCCCACTCCCATGTATTTCGCACACCGCAAAGGCTGGATTGCCTTTAATGCACAAATATCCGACAGCACTTTCATCACGGGTTTGCAGCAACAGGGTGCCCGGTATATCATTATCCTTAAAAAAACCTTTGGTAGCGAATTGCTATTACCGTATAAAAAGCTTGTTAGTAATGATTATTATGATATTTATGGACTTTAA
- a CDS encoding ABC-F family ATP-binding cassette domain-containing protein → MNIFLAEQLSKSFGEKELFSNITFGIAEGQKVALIARNGTGKSTLLRIIAGKETADTGTITFRKQLKVAYLPQLPLFRERNSVLAELFNTGSDVMQAISAYEHCLWLSTVSASHVQNDLQDAINRMDALNAWDYEARVKEILTRFEITDLDQQVSTLSGGQRKKLALAKTLLENADLLILDEPTNHLDINMIEHLEDYLSRQRLSLLLVTHDRYFLDSVCDEILEMEEGNIYRYKGNYSYFLEKKAEREAIEATEKEKALNLYRTELEWMRRMPSARGTKAKARKDAFYELQEKANRSHSKNDFELNISMNRLGGKILEINNICKSYGENTLIYDFSYTFKKGDRIGIIGKNGVGKSTLLNLLSAKERPDNGRIVAGQTLVTGYYSQEGFLPKEDKRVIDLVKDIAEEIPMGKSTISATQFLHYFGFSYTLQYNYFSLLSGGEKRRLYLLMQLIKRPNFLILDEPTNDLDVFTLALLENFLIAFEGCLVIVSHDRFFLDKLVDHVFVFEGNGKIKDHYGNYSDYYRWKIAEDKRKRLQEKSTPKENQPVKQVVAAGTKPTYKQQKEYEALTQEIAALEAEKHQLVERMNSGAESVAGLQELSCRFAEIEKLLAEKEDRWLQLAELF, encoded by the coding sequence ATGAACATATTTTTAGCGGAGCAGCTTTCCAAATCATTCGGGGAAAAAGAATTATTCAGCAATATCACTTTCGGTATAGCCGAAGGACAAAAGGTAGCGCTTATCGCTCGCAATGGAACAGGAAAAAGCACTTTGCTGCGGATCATCGCCGGGAAAGAAACAGCCGACACAGGAACAATTACCTTTCGTAAACAACTGAAAGTGGCTTACCTCCCGCAGCTTCCCTTGTTCAGAGAAAGAAACAGTGTGCTTGCCGAACTGTTCAATACAGGAAGTGATGTGATGCAGGCTATCAGCGCTTACGAGCATTGTCTTTGGCTGAGCACTGTTTCTGCATCGCATGTTCAAAACGATTTGCAAGATGCCATCAACCGGATGGATGCGCTTAATGCCTGGGATTACGAAGCAAGGGTGAAAGAAATTCTCACCCGTTTCGAAATTACTGACCTTGATCAGCAGGTAAGTACTTTGTCAGGCGGGCAGCGGAAAAAACTTGCCCTTGCCAAAACCCTGCTCGAAAATGCAGATTTGCTCATTCTGGACGAACCTACCAATCATCTCGACATTAACATGATCGAACACCTTGAAGACTACCTTTCGCGCCAGCGCCTCAGCTTGCTACTGGTTACCCACGATCGTTATTTTCTTGACTCCGTTTGTGATGAGATTCTCGAAATGGAAGAAGGAAATATTTACCGCTACAAAGGCAATTATTCCTATTTTCTTGAAAAAAAAGCCGAACGCGAAGCCATAGAGGCTACCGAAAAGGAAAAAGCACTTAACCTGTACCGCACCGAACTCGAATGGATGCGCCGGATGCCCTCGGCAAGAGGAACCAAGGCAAAAGCACGTAAAGATGCTTTTTATGAATTGCAGGAAAAAGCAAACCGTTCGCATTCAAAAAATGACTTTGAACTGAATATTTCCATGAACCGTTTGGGCGGAAAGATTCTTGAGATAAATAATATTTGCAAAAGTTATGGCGAAAATACCCTTATTTACGACTTCTCATATACCTTCAAAAAGGGCGACCGCATTGGCATTATCGGGAAAAACGGCGTGGGAAAAAGCACCTTGCTCAACCTGCTGAGTGCAAAGGAACGACCCGACAATGGGCGTATTGTTGCCGGGCAAACGCTCGTTACCGGATATTATTCGCAGGAAGGATTCCTGCCCAAAGAGGACAAAAGGGTGATAGACCTGGTGAAAGACATAGCCGAAGAAATCCCGATGGGAAAATCCACCATTTCTGCTACACAATTTCTACATTATTTTGGGTTTAGTTATACATTGCAGTACAATTACTTTTCCCTGCTGAGCGGGGGCGAAAAGCGAAGATTGTATCTTCTGATGCAGCTCATTAAGCGTCCTAATTTTCTTATCCTCGATGAGCCTACCAACGACCTTGATGTGTTTACCCTTGCCTTGCTTGAAAATTTTCTGATCGCCTTCGAAGGTTGCCTTGTCATCGTTTCACACGATCGCTTTTTCCTCGACAAACTCGTTGACCATGTATTTGTCTTTGAAGGAAACGGGAAGATAAAAGACCATTATGGCAATTATTCCGACTATTACCGGTGGAAAATTGCAGAAGATAAGCGAAAACGTCTGCAGGAAAAATCAACACCTAAAGAAAACCAGCCGGTAAAACAGGTTGTTGCTGCCGGTACTAAACCAACCTACAAACAGCAAAAAGAATACGAAGCCCTTACGCAGGAAATTGCCGCCCTCGAAGCCGAAAAACACCAACTGGTGGAAAGGATGAACTCAGGAGCAGAATCTGTTGCCGGCTTGCAGGAACTTTCGTGCCGTTTTGCCGAAATAGAAAAACTGCTTGCCGAAAAAGAAGACCGCTGGTTGCAACTGGCAGAGTTGTTTTAA